Proteins co-encoded in one Ooceraea biroi isolate clonal line C1 chromosome 9, Obir_v5.4, whole genome shotgun sequence genomic window:
- the LOC105281288 gene encoding RNA-binding protein squid isoform X7, producing the protein MADQQESKDFSEDLAEQMFDKNGEAESCDAGGGGDAVENGQDSQEDRKLFVGGLSWETTDKELREHFSTYGDIESINVKTDPNTGRSRGFAFIVFAKAEALDKIMSAGDHIINNKKVDPKKAKAKHGKIFVGGLPTELSDDDIKNFFSQFGNIVEMEMPFDKTKNQRKGFCFITFGSEQVVNQLLKTPKQTINGKSVDVKKATPKLDGMGGMRGGMMGRGRGTRGGRGRGFGQGGWGQSYGGGYGGGYGQGGYGGSLPHCYRSLHSSNHHSIKPREPRPS; encoded by the exons ATGGCTGATCAGCAGGAGAGTAAGGATTTCAGTGAAGACCTAGCGGAGCAAATGTTCGACAAGAACGGCGAGGCTGAGAGTTGTGATGCCGGTGGTGGAGGCGACGCTGTGGAGAATGGTCAGGACTCGCAAGAGGATAG AAAGTTATTTGTCGGTGGCTTAAGCTGGGAGACTACTGACA AGGAATTAAGGGAACATTTCAGCACATATGGCGACATTGAAAGTATCAATGTCAAAACAGACCCTAACACGGGGAGGTCAAGAGGCTTCGCCTTTATCGTCTTTGCTAAAGCTGAGGCTCTCGATAAG ATTATGTCAGCTGGCGATCATATAATCAATAACAAAAAGGTCGATCCGAAGAAAGCGAAAGCCAAGCATGGAAAGATATTTGTCGGTGGCCTGCCGACAGAGCTCTCCGACGACGACATCAAGAACTTTTTCTCACAATTTGGGAAT ATCGTTGAGATGGAGATGCCGTTTGACAAGACGAAGAATCAGAGGAAGGGTTTCTGTTTCATTACATTCGGATCCGAACAAGTAGTCAACCAATTGCTTAAGACACCTAAACAGACTATCAATGGAAAATCG GTGGACGTGAAGAAGGCAACGCCGAAGTTGGATGGCATGGGTGGAATGCGCGGCGGAATGATGGGTCGAGGTAGAGGAACTAGAGGCGGACGTGGTCGTGGATTCGGCCAAGGCGGCTGGGGCCAGAGTTACGGAGGTGGTTACGGCGGTGGCTACGGTCAAGGTGGCTACGGCG GTTCTCTTCCTCATTGCTATCGATCTCTTCATTCGTCCAATCATCATTCCATTAAGCCACGTGAGCCACGTCCCTCCTAG
- the LOC105281288 gene encoding RNA-binding protein squid isoform X2, with protein sequence MADQQESKDFSEDLAEQMFDKNGEAESCDAGGGGDAVENGQDSQEDRKLFVGGLSWETTDKELREHFSTYGDIESINVKTDPNTGRSRGFAFIVFAKAEALDKIMSAGDHIINNKKVDPKKAKAKHGKIFVGGLPTELSDDDIKNFFSQFGNIVEMEMPFDKTKNQRKGFCFITFGSEQVVNQLLKTPKQTINGKSVDVKKATPKLDGMGGMRGGMMGRGRGTRGGRGRGFGQGGWGQSYGGGYGGGYGQGGYGGGYDGYGGYDYYSGGYGGYGGYDYSGYGDGYGYGGGNYEGYAGGRGGVRGKGGSGYGGKQRGGGGRQNQRHQPY encoded by the exons ATGGCTGATCAGCAGGAGAGTAAGGATTTCAGTGAAGACCTAGCGGAGCAAATGTTCGACAAGAACGGCGAGGCTGAGAGTTGTGATGCCGGTGGTGGAGGCGACGCTGTGGAGAATGGTCAGGACTCGCAAGAGGATAG AAAGTTATTTGTCGGTGGCTTAAGCTGGGAGACTACTGACA AGGAATTAAGGGAACATTTCAGCACATATGGCGACATTGAAAGTATCAATGTCAAAACAGACCCTAACACGGGGAGGTCAAGAGGCTTCGCCTTTATCGTCTTTGCTAAAGCTGAGGCTCTCGATAAG ATTATGTCAGCTGGCGATCATATAATCAATAACAAAAAGGTCGATCCGAAGAAAGCGAAAGCCAAGCATGGAAAGATATTTGTCGGTGGCCTGCCGACAGAGCTCTCCGACGACGACATCAAGAACTTTTTCTCACAATTTGGGAAT ATCGTTGAGATGGAGATGCCGTTTGACAAGACGAAGAATCAGAGGAAGGGTTTCTGTTTCATTACATTCGGATCCGAACAAGTAGTCAACCAATTGCTTAAGACACCTAAACAGACTATCAATGGAAAATCG GTGGACGTGAAGAAGGCAACGCCGAAGTTGGATGGCATGGGTGGAATGCGCGGCGGAATGATGGGTCGAGGTAGAGGAACTAGAGGCGGACGTGGTCGTGGATTCGGCCAAGGCGGCTGGGGCCAGAGTTACGGAGGTGGTTACGGCGGTGGCTACGGTCAAGGTGGCTACGGCGGTGGGTACGACGGTTACGGTGGATACGATTATTACAGCGGCGGTTACGGCGGTTACGGGGGCTATGATTACAGCGGATATGGTG ATGGCTATGGCTATGGCGGTGGTAATTACGAGGGCTACGCGGGCGGGCGCGGTGGTGTACGCGGTAAAG GAGGCTCAGGCTACGGCGGAAAGCAAAGGGGAGGTGGCGGTCGCCAGAATCAGAGGCACCAGCCATACTAA
- the LOC105281288 gene encoding RNA-binding protein squid isoform X3 yields the protein MADQQESKDFSEDLAEQMFDKNGEAESCDAGGGGDAVENGQDSQEDRKLFVGGLSWETTDKELREHFSTYGDIESINVKTDPNTGRSRGFAFIVFAKAEALDKIMSAGDHIINNKKVDPKKAKAKHGKIFVGGLPTELSDDDIKNFFSQFGNIVEMEMPFDKTKNQRKGFCFITFGSEQVVNQLLKTPKQTINGKSVDVKKATPKLDGMGGMRGGMMGRGRGTRGGRGRGFGQGGWGQSYGGGYGGGYGQGGYGGGYDGYGGYDYYSGGYGGYGGYDYSGYGGSLPHCYRSLHSSNHHSIKPREPRPS from the exons ATGGCTGATCAGCAGGAGAGTAAGGATTTCAGTGAAGACCTAGCGGAGCAAATGTTCGACAAGAACGGCGAGGCTGAGAGTTGTGATGCCGGTGGTGGAGGCGACGCTGTGGAGAATGGTCAGGACTCGCAAGAGGATAG AAAGTTATTTGTCGGTGGCTTAAGCTGGGAGACTACTGACA AGGAATTAAGGGAACATTTCAGCACATATGGCGACATTGAAAGTATCAATGTCAAAACAGACCCTAACACGGGGAGGTCAAGAGGCTTCGCCTTTATCGTCTTTGCTAAAGCTGAGGCTCTCGATAAG ATTATGTCAGCTGGCGATCATATAATCAATAACAAAAAGGTCGATCCGAAGAAAGCGAAAGCCAAGCATGGAAAGATATTTGTCGGTGGCCTGCCGACAGAGCTCTCCGACGACGACATCAAGAACTTTTTCTCACAATTTGGGAAT ATCGTTGAGATGGAGATGCCGTTTGACAAGACGAAGAATCAGAGGAAGGGTTTCTGTTTCATTACATTCGGATCCGAACAAGTAGTCAACCAATTGCTTAAGACACCTAAACAGACTATCAATGGAAAATCG GTGGACGTGAAGAAGGCAACGCCGAAGTTGGATGGCATGGGTGGAATGCGCGGCGGAATGATGGGTCGAGGTAGAGGAACTAGAGGCGGACGTGGTCGTGGATTCGGCCAAGGCGGCTGGGGCCAGAGTTACGGAGGTGGTTACGGCGGTGGCTACGGTCAAGGTGGCTACGGCGGTGGGTACGACGGTTACGGTGGATACGATTATTACAGCGGCGGTTACGGCGGTTACGGGGGCTATGATTACAGCGGATATGGTG GTTCTCTTCCTCATTGCTATCGATCTCTTCATTCGTCCAATCATCATTCCATTAAGCCACGTGAGCCACGTCCCTCCTAG
- the LOC105281288 gene encoding RNA-binding protein squid isoform X6, with the protein MADQQESKDFSEDLAEQMFDKNGEAESCDAGGGGDAVENGQDSQEDRKLFVGGLSWETTDKELREHFSTYGDIESINVKTDPNTGRSRGFAFIVFAKAEALDKIMSAGDHIINNKKVDPKKAKAKHGKIFVGGLPTELSDDDIKNFFSQFGNIVEMEMPFDKTKNQRKGFCFITFGSEQVVNQLLKTPKQTINGKSVDVKKATPKLDGMGGMRGGMMGRGRGTRGGRGRGFGQGGWGQSYGGGYGGGYGQGGYGDGYGYGGGNYEGYAGGRGGVRGKGGSGYGGKQRGGGGRQNQRHQPY; encoded by the exons ATGGCTGATCAGCAGGAGAGTAAGGATTTCAGTGAAGACCTAGCGGAGCAAATGTTCGACAAGAACGGCGAGGCTGAGAGTTGTGATGCCGGTGGTGGAGGCGACGCTGTGGAGAATGGTCAGGACTCGCAAGAGGATAG AAAGTTATTTGTCGGTGGCTTAAGCTGGGAGACTACTGACA AGGAATTAAGGGAACATTTCAGCACATATGGCGACATTGAAAGTATCAATGTCAAAACAGACCCTAACACGGGGAGGTCAAGAGGCTTCGCCTTTATCGTCTTTGCTAAAGCTGAGGCTCTCGATAAG ATTATGTCAGCTGGCGATCATATAATCAATAACAAAAAGGTCGATCCGAAGAAAGCGAAAGCCAAGCATGGAAAGATATTTGTCGGTGGCCTGCCGACAGAGCTCTCCGACGACGACATCAAGAACTTTTTCTCACAATTTGGGAAT ATCGTTGAGATGGAGATGCCGTTTGACAAGACGAAGAATCAGAGGAAGGGTTTCTGTTTCATTACATTCGGATCCGAACAAGTAGTCAACCAATTGCTTAAGACACCTAAACAGACTATCAATGGAAAATCG GTGGACGTGAAGAAGGCAACGCCGAAGTTGGATGGCATGGGTGGAATGCGCGGCGGAATGATGGGTCGAGGTAGAGGAACTAGAGGCGGACGTGGTCGTGGATTCGGCCAAGGCGGCTGGGGCCAGAGTTACGGAGGTGGTTACGGCGGTGGCTACGGTCAAGGTGGCTACGGCG ATGGCTATGGCTATGGCGGTGGTAATTACGAGGGCTACGCGGGCGGGCGCGGTGGTGTACGCGGTAAAG GAGGCTCAGGCTACGGCGGAAAGCAAAGGGGAGGTGGCGGTCGCCAGAATCAGAGGCACCAGCCATACTAA
- the LOC105281290 gene encoding late secretory pathway protein AVL9 homolog, with translation MAESNGPILHVIVIGFHHKKGCQVEYSFPPLVPDAPNECPLGWKYLPTLALPDGSHNYDEDTVYFHLPSLNDPKRTIYGISCFRQIPVEKLKNRTSDITRGTVQKSVCVLSTLPLYGHIQVKMALITHAYFEEGDFSKVSLLKDTYHHLNSCMSSESQIPPQIFVGLSARDFILQFRHKVLLLFKLLLLEKRIVFYQSPVQPLCTTILTLLSLYPGMIEHGLQQAACVRPSRPMSPIPTFDEEEISSNKVVDSNLSCTSIVRDNMSNSEHEQCNDNSNRNSLCLNDNKTLESMEGKCLDGLRHVTIQKNNNDNENLNMKVIEIESAQECTESYMEESNNSKYSPKSNDNVHRVHSVNAITLGTGDTDNSLPRDTSNDALSDVRLTNNITQIAHINPELCGLPLELFMKGYLCLPYLSLPYLDLLGDVNVRGYVVGATNVLFKQKKQLIDVLVEVENTRIETTDPELRRQLHLTTEDLRFADYVVRHVAEPRKDIFLDGVGWEGGDEWIRTQFRVYLLSMLRTSVQQDTRQSDHYNAAFMSAWRGTNNYKAWYNASKPEIHNIEPGHPFAGQLSVQDMKLRLSHTMQNTESGRKLNQAMASTGRAVATTGKAVGGALSQAKGAFSNWWSTLTTVQPVDETKTDNQTANNHHTVCGVTDKDSIEDEEMNVSTANNADITIDLD, from the exons ATGGCCGAATCGAACGGTCCGATTCTtcacgtcatcgtcatcggaTTTCATCACAAAAAAGGCTGTCAG GTGGAGTATTCGTTTCCACCGTTGGTGCCTGACGCGCCCAACGAGTGCCCCTTAGGATGGAAGTACCTGCCCACGCTGGCCCTACCTGACGGTTCCCACAACTACGACGAAGACACAGTCTATTTTCACTTACCTAGTCTCAACGATCCGAAACGTACGATATACGGCATCTCGTGTTTCAGGCAAATACCGGTCGAG AAACTCAAAAACCGCACATCCGACATAACAAGAGGCACGGTTCAGAAGTCGGTTTGCGTGCTGAGCACTCTGCCGCTGTACGGGCACATTCAAGTAAAAATGGCGCTAATAACCCACGCGTACTTTGAGGAAGGTGATTTTAGTAAGGTGTCTTTATTGAAGGATACCTACCATCATCTAAACTCGTGTATGAGTAGTGAAAGTCAGATACCACCACAGATTTTTGTCG GTTTATCCGCAAGAGATTTCATACTGCAATTTCGTCACAAAGTATTGCTATTATTTAAGTTACTCCTACTTGAGAAGAGGATAGTTTTCTACCAGTCGCCTGTACAGCCACTGTGCACTACGATACTGACTCTGTTGTCGCTGTATCCTGGCATGATCGAACATGGTCTTCAGCAAGCTGCATGCGTTAG ACCCTCCAGACCAATGTCGCCAATTCCGACCTTCGACGAGGAGGAAATCTCGAGCAACAAAGTCGTCGACTCCAACTTGTCGTGCACTTCCATCGTCAGAGACAACATGTCCAACTCGGAGCATGAACAGTGCAATGATAACAGCAACAGGAACTCTCTGTGTCTCAACGACAACAAGACCCTCGAGTCCATGGAGGGCAAGTGTCTGGACGGACTGCGGCACGTGACTATACAAAAGAATAACAACGATAACGAAAATCTGAACATGAAAGTTATCGAGATCGAGTCGGCGCAAGAGTGCACGGAGTCCTACATGGAGGAGAGTAACAACTCCAAGTATTCCCCAAAGTCGAACGACAACGTGCACAGGGTGCACAGCGTGAACGCAATCACCCTGGGCACGGGCGACACGGATAACAGTTTGCCCCGCGACACGAGTAACGACGCGCTCTCCGACGTGAGGCTGACGAACAACATCACGCAGATCGCGCACATCAATCCGGAGCTGTGCGGCTTACCTTTGGAGCTATTTATGAAA GGGTACCTCTGCTTGCCCTACCTATCCTTGCCGTATTTGGATCTTTTGGGCGACGTTAACGTCAGAGGATACGTGGTGGGCGCTACGAATGTACTGTTCAAACAGAAGAAGCAGCTTATTGACGTTCTAGTTGAG GTCGAGAACACGCGGATAGAGACGACCGACCCCGAGCTGAGGCGACAGTTGCACCTGACCACTGAGGACTTGAGATTCGCCGACTACGTCGTGAGACACGTCGCCGAACCGCGGAAAGACATATTTCTGGACGGGGTCGGCTGGGAGGGCGGTGACGAGTGGATCAGGACGCAGTTCCGAGTATACTTGTTGAGCATGCTGCGTACTTCCGTGCAGCAGGATACGCGCCAGTCCGATCACTACAACGCGGCGTTCATGTCCGCGTGGCGCGGCACCAACAACTACAAGGCGTGGTACAACGCCAGCAAGCCGGAAATACACAATATCGAGCCCGGTCATCCCTTTGCCGGCCAGCTGTCGGTGCAGGATATGAAACTACGCTTGTCGCA CACCATGCAGAATACGGAAAGCGGTAGAAAATTGAATCAAGCGATGGCGTCGACTGGACGCGCAGTCGCGACCACTGGCAAGGCTGTAG GGGGAGCGCTATCGCAAGCGAAGGGGGCGTTCTCGAATTGGTGGAGCACGCTGACGACAGTTCAGCCGGTCGACGAGACAAAGACTGACAATCAAACGGCAAACAACCATCACACAGTATGCGGTGTCACAGATAAAGATTCTATCGAGGATGAGGAGATGAATGTCTCTACTGCTAATAACGCTGACATTACCATAGATcttgattaa
- the LOC105281288 gene encoding RNA-binding protein squid isoform X5, protein MADQQESKDFSEDLAEQMFDKNGEAESCDAGGGGDAVENGQDSQEDRKLFVGGLSWETTDKELREHFSTYGDIESINVKTDPNTGRSRGFAFIVFAKAEALDKIMSAGDHIINNKKVDPKKAKAKHGKIFVGGLPTELSDDDIKNFFSQFGNIVEMEMPFDKTKNQRKGFCFITFGSEQVVNQLLKTPKQTINGKSVDVKKATPKLDGMGGMRGGMMGRGRGTRGGRGRGFGQGGWGQSYGGGYGGGYGQGGYGDGYGYGGGNYEGYAGGRGGVRGKGSLPHCYRSLHSSNHHSIKPREPRPS, encoded by the exons ATGGCTGATCAGCAGGAGAGTAAGGATTTCAGTGAAGACCTAGCGGAGCAAATGTTCGACAAGAACGGCGAGGCTGAGAGTTGTGATGCCGGTGGTGGAGGCGACGCTGTGGAGAATGGTCAGGACTCGCAAGAGGATAG AAAGTTATTTGTCGGTGGCTTAAGCTGGGAGACTACTGACA AGGAATTAAGGGAACATTTCAGCACATATGGCGACATTGAAAGTATCAATGTCAAAACAGACCCTAACACGGGGAGGTCAAGAGGCTTCGCCTTTATCGTCTTTGCTAAAGCTGAGGCTCTCGATAAG ATTATGTCAGCTGGCGATCATATAATCAATAACAAAAAGGTCGATCCGAAGAAAGCGAAAGCCAAGCATGGAAAGATATTTGTCGGTGGCCTGCCGACAGAGCTCTCCGACGACGACATCAAGAACTTTTTCTCACAATTTGGGAAT ATCGTTGAGATGGAGATGCCGTTTGACAAGACGAAGAATCAGAGGAAGGGTTTCTGTTTCATTACATTCGGATCCGAACAAGTAGTCAACCAATTGCTTAAGACACCTAAACAGACTATCAATGGAAAATCG GTGGACGTGAAGAAGGCAACGCCGAAGTTGGATGGCATGGGTGGAATGCGCGGCGGAATGATGGGTCGAGGTAGAGGAACTAGAGGCGGACGTGGTCGTGGATTCGGCCAAGGCGGCTGGGGCCAGAGTTACGGAGGTGGTTACGGCGGTGGCTACGGTCAAGGTGGCTACGGCG ATGGCTATGGCTATGGCGGTGGTAATTACGAGGGCTACGCGGGCGGGCGCGGTGGTGTACGCGGTAAAG GTTCTCTTCCTCATTGCTATCGATCTCTTCATTCGTCCAATCATCATTCCATTAAGCCACGTGAGCCACGTCCCTCCTAG
- the LOC105281288 gene encoding RNA-binding protein squid isoform X1 has protein sequence MADQQESKDFSEDLAEQMFDKNGEAESCDAGGGGDAVENGQDSQEDRKLFVGGLSWETTDKELREHFSTYGDIESINVKTDPNTGRSRGFAFIVFAKAEALDKIMSAGDHIINNKKVDPKKAKAKHGKIFVGGLPTELSDDDIKNFFSQFGNIVEMEMPFDKTKNQRKGFCFITFGSEQVVNQLLKTPKQTINGKSVDVKKATPKLDGMGGMRGGMMGRGRGTRGGRGRGFGQGGWGQSYGGGYGGGYGQGGYGGGYDGYGGYDYYSGGYGGYGGYDYSGYGDGYGYGGGNYEGYAGGRGGVRGKGSLPHCYRSLHSSNHHSIKPREPRPS, from the exons ATGGCTGATCAGCAGGAGAGTAAGGATTTCAGTGAAGACCTAGCGGAGCAAATGTTCGACAAGAACGGCGAGGCTGAGAGTTGTGATGCCGGTGGTGGAGGCGACGCTGTGGAGAATGGTCAGGACTCGCAAGAGGATAG AAAGTTATTTGTCGGTGGCTTAAGCTGGGAGACTACTGACA AGGAATTAAGGGAACATTTCAGCACATATGGCGACATTGAAAGTATCAATGTCAAAACAGACCCTAACACGGGGAGGTCAAGAGGCTTCGCCTTTATCGTCTTTGCTAAAGCTGAGGCTCTCGATAAG ATTATGTCAGCTGGCGATCATATAATCAATAACAAAAAGGTCGATCCGAAGAAAGCGAAAGCCAAGCATGGAAAGATATTTGTCGGTGGCCTGCCGACAGAGCTCTCCGACGACGACATCAAGAACTTTTTCTCACAATTTGGGAAT ATCGTTGAGATGGAGATGCCGTTTGACAAGACGAAGAATCAGAGGAAGGGTTTCTGTTTCATTACATTCGGATCCGAACAAGTAGTCAACCAATTGCTTAAGACACCTAAACAGACTATCAATGGAAAATCG GTGGACGTGAAGAAGGCAACGCCGAAGTTGGATGGCATGGGTGGAATGCGCGGCGGAATGATGGGTCGAGGTAGAGGAACTAGAGGCGGACGTGGTCGTGGATTCGGCCAAGGCGGCTGGGGCCAGAGTTACGGAGGTGGTTACGGCGGTGGCTACGGTCAAGGTGGCTACGGCGGTGGGTACGACGGTTACGGTGGATACGATTATTACAGCGGCGGTTACGGCGGTTACGGGGGCTATGATTACAGCGGATATGGTG ATGGCTATGGCTATGGCGGTGGTAATTACGAGGGCTACGCGGGCGGGCGCGGTGGTGTACGCGGTAAAG GTTCTCTTCCTCATTGCTATCGATCTCTTCATTCGTCCAATCATCATTCCATTAAGCCACGTGAGCCACGTCCCTCCTAG
- the LOC105281288 gene encoding RNA-binding protein squid isoform X8, which produces MADQQESKDFSEDLAEQMFDKNGEAESCDAGGGGDAVENGQDSQEDRKLFVGGLSWETTDKELREHFSTYGDIESINVKTDPNTGRSRGFAFIVFAKAEALDKIMSAGDHIINNKKVDPKKAKAKHGKIFVGGLPTELSDDDIKNFFSQFGNIVEMEMPFDKTKNQRKGFCFITFGSEQVVNQLLKTPKQTINGKSVDVKKATPKLDGMGGMRGGMMGRGRGTRGGRGRGFGQGGWGQSYGGGYGGGYGQGGYGGGSGYGGKQRGGGGRQNQRHQPY; this is translated from the exons ATGGCTGATCAGCAGGAGAGTAAGGATTTCAGTGAAGACCTAGCGGAGCAAATGTTCGACAAGAACGGCGAGGCTGAGAGTTGTGATGCCGGTGGTGGAGGCGACGCTGTGGAGAATGGTCAGGACTCGCAAGAGGATAG AAAGTTATTTGTCGGTGGCTTAAGCTGGGAGACTACTGACA AGGAATTAAGGGAACATTTCAGCACATATGGCGACATTGAAAGTATCAATGTCAAAACAGACCCTAACACGGGGAGGTCAAGAGGCTTCGCCTTTATCGTCTTTGCTAAAGCTGAGGCTCTCGATAAG ATTATGTCAGCTGGCGATCATATAATCAATAACAAAAAGGTCGATCCGAAGAAAGCGAAAGCCAAGCATGGAAAGATATTTGTCGGTGGCCTGCCGACAGAGCTCTCCGACGACGACATCAAGAACTTTTTCTCACAATTTGGGAAT ATCGTTGAGATGGAGATGCCGTTTGACAAGACGAAGAATCAGAGGAAGGGTTTCTGTTTCATTACATTCGGATCCGAACAAGTAGTCAACCAATTGCTTAAGACACCTAAACAGACTATCAATGGAAAATCG GTGGACGTGAAGAAGGCAACGCCGAAGTTGGATGGCATGGGTGGAATGCGCGGCGGAATGATGGGTCGAGGTAGAGGAACTAGAGGCGGACGTGGTCGTGGATTCGGCCAAGGCGGCTGGGGCCAGAGTTACGGAGGTGGTTACGGCGGTGGCTACGGTCAAGGTGGCTACGGCG GAGGCTCAGGCTACGGCGGAAAGCAAAGGGGAGGTGGCGGTCGCCAGAATCAGAGGCACCAGCCATACTAA
- the LOC105281288 gene encoding RNA-binding protein squid isoform X4: protein MADQQESKDFSEDLAEQMFDKNGEAESCDAGGGGDAVENGQDSQEDRKLFVGGLSWETTDKELREHFSTYGDIESINVKTDPNTGRSRGFAFIVFAKAEALDKIMSAGDHIINNKKVDPKKAKAKHGKIFVGGLPTELSDDDIKNFFSQFGNIVEMEMPFDKTKNQRKGFCFITFGSEQVVNQLLKTPKQTINGKSVDVKKATPKLDGMGGMRGGMMGRGRGTRGGRGRGFGQGGWGQSYGGGYGGGYGQGGYGGGYDGYGGYDYYSGGYGGYGGYDYSGYGGGSGYGGKQRGGGGRQNQRHQPY from the exons ATGGCTGATCAGCAGGAGAGTAAGGATTTCAGTGAAGACCTAGCGGAGCAAATGTTCGACAAGAACGGCGAGGCTGAGAGTTGTGATGCCGGTGGTGGAGGCGACGCTGTGGAGAATGGTCAGGACTCGCAAGAGGATAG AAAGTTATTTGTCGGTGGCTTAAGCTGGGAGACTACTGACA AGGAATTAAGGGAACATTTCAGCACATATGGCGACATTGAAAGTATCAATGTCAAAACAGACCCTAACACGGGGAGGTCAAGAGGCTTCGCCTTTATCGTCTTTGCTAAAGCTGAGGCTCTCGATAAG ATTATGTCAGCTGGCGATCATATAATCAATAACAAAAAGGTCGATCCGAAGAAAGCGAAAGCCAAGCATGGAAAGATATTTGTCGGTGGCCTGCCGACAGAGCTCTCCGACGACGACATCAAGAACTTTTTCTCACAATTTGGGAAT ATCGTTGAGATGGAGATGCCGTTTGACAAGACGAAGAATCAGAGGAAGGGTTTCTGTTTCATTACATTCGGATCCGAACAAGTAGTCAACCAATTGCTTAAGACACCTAAACAGACTATCAATGGAAAATCG GTGGACGTGAAGAAGGCAACGCCGAAGTTGGATGGCATGGGTGGAATGCGCGGCGGAATGATGGGTCGAGGTAGAGGAACTAGAGGCGGACGTGGTCGTGGATTCGGCCAAGGCGGCTGGGGCCAGAGTTACGGAGGTGGTTACGGCGGTGGCTACGGTCAAGGTGGCTACGGCGGTGGGTACGACGGTTACGGTGGATACGATTATTACAGCGGCGGTTACGGCGGTTACGGGGGCTATGATTACAGCGGATATGGTG GAGGCTCAGGCTACGGCGGAAAGCAAAGGGGAGGTGGCGGTCGCCAGAATCAGAGGCACCAGCCATACTAA